Proteins from a genomic interval of Bacteroidota bacterium:
- the aat gene encoding leucyl/phenylalanyl-tRNA--protein transferase → MGFSAEVRWPLTPEQVLKGYRMGFFPMAPGRDSSEIHWFSPDPRGVLPLDRFRIPRTLARLYRQGRFEVRYNTAFEAVIRACADRAETWISERIIAVYGELHRQGWAHSVESWRQGQLVGGLYGVSIGGAFFGESMFHRERDASKVALVALVERLRARGFALLDVQWVTPHLARFGAVAIPRSAYLGLLRDALRLPVRFV, encoded by the coding sequence ATGGGCTTCTCCGCTGAGGTGCGCTGGCCGCTTACGCCGGAGCAGGTCCTAAAGGGGTATCGAATGGGGTTTTTCCCCATGGCCCCGGGTCGCGACAGTTCCGAAATCCATTGGTTTAGCCCCGACCCGCGAGGCGTTTTGCCGCTGGATCGGTTCCGCATACCTCGGACGCTAGCGCGTCTATACCGACAGGGGCGCTTCGAGGTCCGCTATAACACGGCCTTTGAGGCCGTAATCCGGGCCTGCGCGGATCGAGCCGAGACATGGATTTCGGAGCGCATCATAGCGGTGTATGGGGAGTTACACCGACAAGGTTGGGCGCACTCCGTGGAGAGCTGGAGGCAGGGACAGCTTGTGGGCGGGCTCTACGGGGTGTCGATAGGCGGGGCGTTTTTCGGCGAATCCATGTTTCATCGGGAGCGGGATGCCTCCAAGGTGGCCCTGGTGGCGCTAGTGGAGCGGTTGCGCGCGCGAGGTTTCGCCCTGCTCGATGTACAGTGGGTCACCCCACATCTGGCTCGCTTTGGGGCCGTGGCTATCCCCCGGTCGGCGTATTTGGGTCTTCTGCGGGATGCGCTGCGCCTTCCGGTGCGCTTTGTCTAA
- a CDS encoding acetyl-CoA C-acyltransferase, giving the protein MREVVIASAVRTGIGSFQGALAPLSGPELGAIAVREAVLRAGIAPEQVDEVLLGNVYQAGERQAPARQAALKAGLPVGVPCTTINKVCASGLKAVQLGVHAIQAGDADVVVAGGFESMSNVPYYVLGARRGYRLGHAQLVDGLLHDGLEDAYEGCHMGNAAELCARTLGISRQEQDAYAVRSYERALRAHREGWFEEELVTVEVPQPRGEPLRFREDEELRRVNFDKIPQLKPAFEENGTVTAANASKINDGAAALVLMSAEKARALGLNPMARVVAQADAEREPLWFTLAPVDAISKVLRKAGWTVSDVDLFEINEAFAVVAIADSRQLGISSEKLNVHGGAVALGHPVGCSGARILVTLLHALRIHGGRRGVAGICNGGGGASALAVELL; this is encoded by the coding sequence ATGCGCGAGGTGGTGATCGCGAGCGCGGTTCGAACGGGCATAGGGTCCTTTCAGGGTGCTTTGGCGCCGCTTTCGGGTCCGGAGTTAGGTGCCATAGCGGTTCGGGAGGCCGTTTTGCGGGCTGGTATTGCGCCAGAGCAGGTCGACGAGGTGCTGCTGGGCAACGTTTACCAGGCCGGCGAGCGGCAGGCTCCGGCTCGTCAGGCCGCGCTCAAAGCTGGGCTGCCCGTCGGGGTCCCCTGCACTACGATCAACAAGGTCTGCGCCTCTGGGCTTAAGGCCGTGCAGCTGGGCGTGCACGCCATCCAGGCCGGTGATGCCGACGTGGTGGTCGCAGGCGGCTTTGAGTCCATGTCCAACGTGCCCTACTACGTTCTGGGCGCGCGTCGGGGCTACAGGCTAGGGCATGCGCAGCTCGTCGATGGGCTTCTGCACGATGGGTTAGAGGACGCCTACGAGGGCTGCCACATGGGCAACGCGGCTGAACTGTGCGCGCGCACCTTGGGGATCAGCCGCCAGGAGCAGGACGCCTACGCCGTGCGGTCATACGAACGCGCCCTTCGGGCCCATCGCGAGGGATGGTTTGAAGAAGAGCTGGTAACCGTTGAGGTCCCGCAGCCCAGGGGCGAGCCGCTTCGGTTTCGGGAGGACGAAGAGCTTCGACGCGTGAATTTCGACAAAATCCCGCAGCTTAAGCCCGCCTTCGAGGAAAACGGCACCGTTACGGCCGCCAACGCCTCGAAAATCAACGACGGGGCGGCCGCCTTGGTGCTTATGAGCGCCGAGAAGGCGCGCGCCCTGGGTCTTAACCCTATGGCCCGCGTTGTGGCTCAGGCCGACGCGGAACGGGAACCTTTGTGGTTTACCCTGGCGCCGGTGGACGCGATCTCGAAAGTCCTGCGCAAGGCTGGCTGGACCGTCTCGGACGTGGACCTCTTTGAGATCAACGAAGCCTTTGCTGTGGTGGCGATCGCCGACTCCCGACAGCTGGGTATCTCGTCGGAGAAGCTGAACGTACATGGCGGGGCTGTGGCCTTAGGACATCCGGTGGGCTGCTCCGGAGCCCGCATTTTGGTGACCCTGCTGCACGCGCTGCGCATCCATGGGGGGCGCCGCGGCGTAGCGGGCATCTGCAACGGCGGCGGCGGGGCGAGCGCCTTAGCCGTGGAGCTGCTCTAA
- a CDS encoding GDP-mannose 4,6-dehydratase — MKILVTGGAGFIGSHVAAAFQQAGHEVHVVDDLSSGRAEHVPRGVSLHVLDIRSPEIERLWGEHRFEVLCHHAAQMDVRRSVADPLFDADVNVLGTLRLLEAGRRNGLRKVIFASTGGAIYGEPVYAPQDEEHPVQPVSPYGVSKLAAEKYLHYYYVQYGIPYVALRYANVYGPRQNPHGEAGVVAIFTERMLLRQQPLIYGDGLQTRDFVYVGDVVRANLLALACPEPEVFNVGTGRETDVLTLFRLIRQAVGADVPELHGPPRSGEQRRSVLDFAKIHRRLGWEPQVSLEEGIQRTVAYFRQALCGPHSA; from the coding sequence GTGAAGATCTTGGTCACCGGCGGGGCCGGCTTTATCGGATCCCACGTCGCGGCGGCCTTTCAGCAGGCCGGACACGAGGTGCACGTAGTTGATGACCTCTCCTCGGGCCGCGCTGAGCACGTACCCCGTGGCGTTTCCCTGCACGTGCTGGACATCCGCTCTCCGGAGATCGAACGCCTGTGGGGGGAACATCGCTTCGAGGTGCTCTGTCATCACGCCGCCCAGATGGACGTGCGCCGTTCCGTGGCCGACCCTCTGTTTGATGCGGACGTAAACGTGCTCGGCACCCTGCGTTTGCTGGAGGCGGGCCGCCGAAACGGGTTGCGCAAGGTGATCTTCGCCTCCACGGGCGGAGCGATCTACGGGGAGCCCGTATACGCCCCGCAAGATGAAGAGCATCCCGTGCAGCCAGTCTCCCCATACGGGGTGAGCAAGTTGGCGGCCGAAAAGTATCTGCACTACTACTACGTGCAGTATGGCATCCCGTATGTAGCGCTGCGTTATGCCAACGTCTATGGGCCGCGGCAGAACCCCCATGGAGAGGCCGGGGTGGTGGCCATCTTCACCGAGCGCATGCTGCTCAGGCAGCAGCCCCTCATCTACGGCGATGGGCTGCAGACGCGTGACTTCGTCTACGTAGGCGATGTGGTGCGGGCTAACCTGTTGGCGCTAGCTTGCCCGGAGCCCGAGGTTTTCAACGTGGGCACGGGACGCGAGACGGACGTGCTGACGCTCTTTCGGCTCATCCGCCAGGCCGTGGGCGCAGATGTGCCTGAGCTACACGGTCCTCCGAGGTCCGGTGAGCAGCGCCGCAGCGTATTGGATTTCGCCAAAATCCACAGGCGCCTCGGCTGGGAGCCTCAGGTTTCGCTGGAGGAGGGGATTCAACGCACGGTGGCGTATTTTCGCCAGGCTCTCTGTGGACCTCATTCCGCGTAG